The nucleotide sequence AGCCCATAATGGTTATTACAGTCTATGTCTCAGTTTCAAGCATGTTAGCTGCATTTGGCTCTAGTAACCCTAGTAAGCTGTAGCATACCACTAACATAAGGGTCATGACGCAAATCCACCATCTCAGAAAGTCACCTACCTGTAGCGAATTCGCCTTTGTTGACTTCGAAGGGCTGGACGCGGAGCTCGAACGTGTAGAGAGTGAGCGTGTCGGTGACATTTAAGGTCTGCTCCTTGTTGCACATGTAGGAGCTGCCTACTGCCGCCGCCCAAATGGACATGTTGGTATTGGCTGCAACGACGGTGGCCCCTGGACATAACACACAGTGAGCAAAGCTCTAATATGCATTGCATGTACTGTGCAGGTGTTGAGTGTGTAATGTATACTGTTTATTTATTATAAAGCTGCACTGTTTCCAAGAAAAATGGCACCTCGGGGAGAATAAAGTTGATCCTATCCTAACATCCAATTAGGGACTTTGTTTCTGAAGGGGTTTGTAGTGCATTGTTGCTTACCCGTGGCTGGTATCACAGTGACGTTCAGAGCGTGCAGGTGGAACTTCTTGCCGTCCTGTAATGTGCAAAGAAACACTTATCAGCTTGACTGAAACAGACCTTACTCTGTATTTGTCCAACTGTCTACATGCTAAATGCAGACGACCAGGATAATACAGGCCTtggtttcagatttttttttttacatgtctgGCTTCGTCGCCTTACATTGCTGAACGTGAACGTGATGTTGATTGTATCCGATGTCAATTTGAGATCGCTGCTGTTGGCCCTACAGGCTCCGCCCACTTCAGTCATATTGGGCACCAGGTTGATGGTCTCCTCTTTCTAATAAAGGGGAAAACACAGGTCGGTAAACAACACTAACATACTAGCAGCAAAGACCTATCTTCATAGACAAGAAAATCATGTTCTCTGACAAACATATCTGAAACTTTTCCATTGAACAGACTATTGCATGCTAAAATAAGAAACATCAAAAGGGCCTACTTTACAATCGCTATCCTACTTGTATACATACGTCTCCTTGCTTGTAGCCGATCCGTAGGCCAAAGGTGGCTATCAGGCAGGCTGTGCTGTTGACGTCAGGTGTGATGCTGTACTTTCCAGTAGTGGGCGTGGGCAGTGTAGGGGTAGAAGTGGGGGCAGCTGTGGTGGTAACGGTCGTGGTGGGCGCCACAGTGGTGGAGGTCATGTCAGCGGAGCATACGGTGTCTGTGTAGGGAAAACAGAGAACCTATTAAGTTCAGAGAACCAAcagggttgggatcaattccatttcagAAAGTAAACTGAATTACagttcacttcctgaattgaccctTTTAAATTGGAATTGACCTCAACCCTGGAGAAAACACAGTAAAATAGTTTGACatacagtgcaatcggaaagtattcagatcccttgacttttcccacattttgttacgttacagctttattcaaaaatgaaaaagcaaaaaatgTTTTAGACAATTTTGCAAatatcacataagtattcagacccttactcagtactttgttgaagcacctttggcagcaattacagccttcgagtcttcttgggtatgacactacaagcttggcacacatgtatttggggagtttaccccactgttctctgcagatcctctcaagctctgtccggttggatggggagcgccgctgcacagctattttcaggctgggccaatcaaggacattcagagacttgtcccgaagccatcaaaccagatttcctccagacgtgacgcttggcattcagaccagataatcttgtttctcatgttctgagagtccttaaAGTGCatcttggcaaactccaagcgggctgtcatgtgccttttactaaggagtggcttccgtctggccactaccataaaggcctgattggtggagtgctgcagagatggttgtccttcttgaaggttctcccatctccacagaagaactcttgatcatctccctgaccaatgcccttctcccccgattgctcagagCTGGCTGCCTAgactaggaagtcttggtggttccaatcttctttcatttaagaatgatgaggccactgtgttcttggggaccttcaatgctgcagacatttttttgtatccttccccagaactgtgcttcgacacaatcctgtctcggacatctacggacaattccttcgacctcatggcttggttttcgctctgacatgcacagtcaacagtgggaccttatatagacatgtgtgtgcctttccaaatcatgtccaatcaattgaatttaccacaggtggactccaatcaagttgtgatcaatggaaacaggatgcacctgagctcaatttcgagtctcatagcaaagggtctgaatacttaggtaaataaggtagctgtattttatttttaatacatttccaaaaatctgttttctctttgtcattattttGTTTAGACTGCGGGGAAAAAATTACTCAATCTATTTTAgaattaacaaaatgtggagaaagtcgaGGGGACTGAATattttcccgaatgcactgtatgattgTGGCACAGTTGATCTTACAATGGCCTGATGCTCGTACTACCTACCTTTGTCACTTTTGCTGCCGTTAATCACAAACGCCTGTAGAGCAACATCATACAGTGTCTGAATGACAGACTCTACTGTCAGGACATCTTCACTCTTGCAGGAGTAGTAGGTGTCCACACTCACGTTGGTGATAATTGACTTTCCTGTCACAGACATGGTTTCTAATAGCAAGAAAAATGGTCAAATATCAGCATGTACCATGTGAATA is from Salvelinus namaycush isolate Seneca chromosome 17, SaNama_1.0, whole genome shotgun sequence and encodes:
- the lamp2 gene encoding lysosome-associated membrane glycoprotein 2 isoform X1; protein product: MFRCAFLILFLALGNELHLSHGTEVSVNNTENKLCLYANLMVNFSVTYEVGVNKNETVLFVLPENVTTEGSTCDNTTSTLKLSFGDGHSWTVEFAIKNKTYQVDTIVFSYNLNDSSVFPNSTSNETMSVTGKSIITNVSVDTYYSCKSEDVLTVESVIQTLYDVALQAFVINGSKSDKDTVCSADMTSTTVAPTTTVTTTAAPTSTPTLPTPTTGKYSITPDVNSTACLIATFGLRIGYKQGDKEETINLVPNMTEVGGACRANSSDLKLTSDTINITFTFSNDGKKFHLHALNVTVIPATGATVVAANTNMSIWAAAVGSSYMCNKEQTLNVTDTLTLYTFELRVQPFEVNKGEFATAEDCQDDTTESWLVPIAVGVAMTLLVLIVLVAYFIGRKRNQGTGYEHF
- the lamp2 gene encoding lysosome-associated membrane glycoprotein 2 isoform X2 — its product is MFRCAFLILFLALGNELHLSHGTEVSVNNTENKLCLYANLMVNFSVTYEVGVNKNETVLFVLPENVTTEGSTCDNTTSTLKLSFGDGHSWTVEFAIKNKTYQVDTIVFSYNLNDSSVFPNSTSNETMSVTGKSIITNVSVDTYYSCKSEDVLTVESVIQTLYDVALQAFVINGSKSDKDTVCSADMTSTTVAPTTTVTTTAAPTSTPTLPTPTTGKYSITPDVNSTACLIATFGLRIGYKQGDKEETINLVPNMTEVGGACRANSSDLKLTSDTINITFTFSNDGKKFHLHALNVTVIPATGATVVAANTNMSIWAAAVGSSYMCNKEQTLNVTDTLTLYTFELRVQPFEVNKGEFATAHECSLDDTSILIPIIVGAALAGLILIVVIAYVIGRRKTYVGYQTL